The genome window GAGACGCTCGGCGGTGGAGGCGGAGAATCCGGAGGCGAGTGCGGCGGAGGAAAAGGAAGGGGAGAGGAATGGGTTCGTAGCCGTCGGACTCGGATCATCTCCGCCACTTCGCAGTTTCCGCGACGTCGCCGTCTCCGCCGCACGGTGTGGGCATTGCCGTCAATTCCTCCAAGAGATCTGCGACGCGTCGGAGATCAAACTCATAATCACCTATCCGAACGCTACCGCAGATTCCGACGCCGATTCAGACGGATTCCGACACCGAGGGAGCAACTTGCCGCACAGATCAAGTCCTGAGGATCTTCTCGATAAAGACTTCCCTCTCATCCTCGAGCTTCGCGATAACAACCTCACGATCTCGGATCGCGATCCAATCTCCAACGGAAACACCGATTCCGCCGTGGAATTGAAACGTGCGGCTCTTGCGGCGGCAAACAGATCGTACGCGCCGTATAGTTTGTGTCCGTCGGGTGTTTCGCTTGTGGTGGTGAAGAATAGTCCTGGGAAGCGGGTCAGACCCGCCCCGCATGACCCGCCCCGCAGCGGGTTGAAGTCAATTTTGCAGTTTAAGATTTTACCCGCTTGACCCGCTAGGAGTTGAATCGATTAACCGCACCCGCCCCGCACTAATCAAGCGGGTCAAACGGGTCAAGCGGGTAACCCgccaatattttaaaaaaaaatccaaatgacaaaaaaatagcaATACAAACGGaaattgattttggtttcaGCAACAACAGATATATCAAGACAGCAACAAGATACAAGTTCAACAAACACCAAACCATAAGtttaagttttaagttttaacacaccaaatttaaaaaaaaattacttaggGTCTTCAAGTTCAACAAACACCAAACCATAAGtttaagttttaagttttaacacaccaaatttaaaaaaaaattacttaggGTCTTCAAG of Brassica oleracea var. oleracea cultivar TO1000 unplaced genomic scaffold, BOL UnpScaffold01916, whole genome shotgun sequence contains these proteins:
- the LOC106321536 gene encoding cytidine deaminase 1-like is translated as MTETRRRTETHQRRVRWRRSAVEAENPEASAAEEKEGERNGFVAVGLGSSPPLRSFRDVAVSAARCGHCRQFLQEICDASEIKLIITYPNATADSDADSDGFRHRGSNLPHRSSPEDLLDKDFPLILELRDNNLTISDRDPISNGNTDSAVELKRAALAAANRSYAPYSLCPSGVSLVVVKNSPGKRVRPAPHDPPRSGLKSILQFKILPA